The genomic region CAAGGAAAATCATACTcttggaaagaaaataaatgagaTCAGTTGAAAGAAaggacaaagaaaaaagagagaaaggaagaaaaagcttggttttggtgattcaagcaaggaaaggtaaggattcttgtttttggcttgagtaatctttgaaaatgagttagtgactaagaaaaatgtcttgtggcagcaaagattagCTTGATTGGAAAAAAAAGTGGTGACATACAAGCCAATAAACCCGTGGGTACATGAtggactcaaagtggaaaaggaaagcGGTAAGCTTAaaactatgttttaaagcctacggttagttgaatattgtgagtaattatggttgttgaaaggatctatttgcataagctagttgaaaattgttaagtttgtatggcatgttatttaaaagaaatgaaaaaaaggaatattgtggatggaggattgagaaacaaagtattgaaagttagatagataatgatgcatgtaaacttggaaataatcgagtgaaagtgagaatgattgttaCTGCCATATATGTGGGTTATGTGTGAAAATATAAGACGAATTTCAATGAAAATGGCTGGAAAAGTTTAATATGGGTGTtagagtcataaataagttgccggtaattataatttaaagaattacgtaagcaaaggataaaggtaactttggtaaaaatgtgtcaagatgTATATGAATATGCAAGGTTAAGTGAGGAAAAGTGGTGATTCTAGCATAGTATGAGTTATTAACATGATGGTAATGTTTGAATAAAGAGGAAATGGGAATGATAAACACTAAGATTATTAGATTTGGtttattgctaggaagtgcgCAAATGGAAAATGGACATCGTGTGATCAACTAAAGGAGAAAATGTACCCAGATAAGTGGCGAAGTGATATCCCGCCATTGTAAGGTGAGTGGGGGtgcctatttcaaaaaaattccataGCTATATAATGTTATACATTTTATAAATGTTGCTGGATTTCATTAAATgcaattgtggaaagcatgagctgttAGCCTCGATAGGAGTTTCTAAATGGatttacaatgatttatacaTTGTTATTGTgaaaagcatgagctggtagaactCGTAGGAAATTGTAGATGcaagttgttttgaaaattattttggatatatctatatatgagctatatatgtaaagtatttttgaaatcgGGAAACAAGCATTTTATACTATTTTGCCTTCAAAATTTGTGCCTTGTATTTATGGGTGATATGCatagtttaaatgaaatagttaaatgatttaaaatgcaagttttgAGCACCAATTTTAGTCTGATCTTTGAATAAGAGAATACACCATGCctttttatatgaaaagtaatttgaaaggttattgaaccttaTTTTCAAATAGTTTCAAGCGAAAGACTTGGAAACCTTAATGTggtttttgaaaatggttttgacaaaCCAAGTGCGTCGAGAGTAAGTCGACTGTCACTTCAGTTAATTGTGACCTtcgtgcacgagtgagctctagcaagagaacctttgggtcaccgACGAATGGTTAGGAGTGGCGGGGGCCACGACCTGTGATATGTATACGTGGTTAGGCCACAAGTCACCTCGGTTGAGTAAGACTCCCGGATGTGCACGGTATCGATCGCTTGATTCTCCGATGTCAGCCAACATCGTGAAGACTGCCATAGCTATGGGAATTCGGTGGAGTAAGACTCTCGGATTGTTATTATGTGGAAATGGGTCCACGTGTTGATATTACATTCTCCTACTAAAAGCTTTGTGAGTTTTCAATGCATACTTTCTTGCATGGTGGGGAGTTAAGACTTTCTCTACAGCTCCtattgtttaaataaaagttttcAGTGCTTAGTTGACAAACATGAGTTGATTTAAGTGGCTGTAcactttgatttctttacatgCCATACATTTTGGGAGCGTCCATACCTTTATACtgtatttcatattttgatggcAAATGATGTTTCCGGTAATTGAAACTCTTTCTATTACACTTATTTTCGGTACTGTTTTGCAAAAGAAAGCATTGTGTAATGATTTTacgatattatttttacaaggcacaaatatCCTTATTGTGGTTTGGTTTATAAGATTAGCATTTTATATTCAggttttatcattcaaatgatttgcttattgcttgtttcccatctactccctgctcacggagccgatgatcactgagtctatgagactcacccccttattttccttttacagATAGTGATTAGCTAGCGAGCTATTCATCAGCATTTATGGTCCACTGCGAtgtaggtaaaggcatctcctaaTACCCTATTCCGAGTCGCTCTGCTGCTAGAGGTCGAGTCGTAgaactttatttaattaattgtaaataGATAATGGCCTTGGTACAAGtattaaattggagattttagactttattgTATATACTTACGAgtatatgttttaaaaattgaattgattattGTAATTGTGGTTCAAGTTATAACACGAAAGTATATGGTTTGAGCACTAATATGGATTGGTGAACGAATATAGTGCATTATTGAGAATGTCTAATAAGGCTTGCTCGGGTCTGATGGGTTATGCCTATTAGGTCCATGTGTCGATCATGGCCTaggatttgggttgtgacacttGTTGTTTGTTCAAAGGTATGAACTTTTCTGTTTGCAATCGTTTCTGTtgttttttactcttttccTCTTCAAGGATGATTCAAaatcctcttttcttttttctttaacacCTTCAAGATGTATATTTATAGCCTCtaagattttttttcccattgaAGTAAGTTTTGAATCATTTCTTGTATGTTTAAGCCAGCTTGCACAATTCTGTCGCCTTTGTAGGGTCATTTTTGTTGAATCGATTCTTTGTAGTTGAGTTGTCGGCTCTTCGCAAAGTTCATAACTTTCTATATCTGAAGAAtcgattttttaatttagaggTGTCAGTTTTTCTACAATTAGACATAAAGGTGATACCTTTGCAAATCGATTTTTTTGCCTTAAGGTGTAAGTTCTTCACTATAGACTGGCGCCAAACTTTGAAGTCAACTTTGAATTTTGCCATTCCACTTTTGTCCAATTGTGTCATGCCTTTCTTGGTCACCAAGTTTTTGAGTTGTGcttttaatatttcaagaatCGACTTCTTCTCCTTGTAGAATCGATTCTTTCTTCATTGTTTTTCTCCCTTTGCATTTTGTCTCTCCAGAATCAATTCTTTATATTTGAGGTgtcaatttttcataaatcCTATCTTCCAAGAACCAACTTCTCCTTGTCTCAAAATAGATTCTTCACTGTTGATCTTTGCTCGAGAACTAACTTATTCTTCTctagaatcaattcttcttataattgaagaaatatatTTTGCTTCCTTTTCATTCAAGAATCAagtcatttcttttgaaagcTTTATCCTTGGGCTGgcatatttaattttgaaaacaagagacttttaagaaaattaagagCATGATCATCCATATTAAAGATatgttcaaataattaaagcatttcaaattttatatattaattttagcTTTAACAATTCTTTGAGATTTTTCTTCATActcaaaaatatctttcacTTTCAAAGCTTATTaagttcaattaattttgtcatgttaaaacaagaataaaactaacaaaataaaatcaacaacttCATTAACAATCATTAAATAACATTTGTGTCGGAATAGGCCCTGTTCACCATGGACCCTTCGATATAACTCCCGTCGACATGAGTGCGCACATATGGGGGAATGGAATCACTACCTCACTCCCTTTACTCTCCTTGAGAGGTAGTAATGGAATATCCTTTATTACCTTATGGTAACATTGGAATGGAATCAATGCCTCATTCCTTTCTCAAAAAATGGTAATGCAAAAATCCTTCATTACCTTCTAAGATTTGTTAAAGGAATAACCCCCGTTAACCATGAGCAACAACCAACATTTCACATCTTATTATTGAATACTTATTTTATAATTCACCCTCATTCATTAAGCACAATGTTCATTTGACATCTTATTATGTCCTCATACTCATAACATGTGGTATGTGAAACTACTTCACATACTTAGCATTATGACATTCAACATGTGTTTATTCTCATATCATGGACTATATGGAAATTACCTCACATACCTTAGCGTAATTTACATCATATGCCTATTCTCATTCATGTGGTATATGGCAATGTCATCACATATAAATTAACAGACAAACAACATATAGTCCTTCATAACCTCATTTAACATATGGAATTCATCATCAGATAATTATTACAATTTAGTATGCTCCAAGCATTTCATACACATCTCATAAAATTAAGTGGTGTTTTTGGTATAAAACGTTTGAAAGGACTTGTTCTCCTTTGTTGAAAGCTAATACATAACataatatttacatatatgtaGTAGCTTTGAAAATCATTTCTAGAATAATTTCTCATATACAAACacatttttaattagttaaacaTTTATGAGAAACCATACTCATCAATAAACCATCAAATCATGCTTCAACTTTACATTGGTGTATTCATTCACCTTGACAAAAGTGTGCTTCTAAGCCTTGCTTTTGTCAAACCTCACTCGTTCTAAAATTCACAAGCTCAATGCAAGTTAACACAACGATTTCTAACATAAATTTCCTATTTTTCCAACAAACCCATTTATTCGAAACTAACTAATTAAACccatattttttgtttcaagcTAATAACCCACAATACTTTCTACCCAATTCATATATAATGAAATCTTAATCGTTTTTATCTCCACAGACTTgttgaagaacaaaaacccccTAAATCCTAGTCAAATTCGGATTAAAGGAGTTGAAATTTACAAAACCCTAGagttaagttgaaaaattatgattaatatctaaaaatgCCGAAACTTACCGTAGATTTGAGTTTGGAAGGTTGAATCTTTATCCAATGGGTTTTTGAAAGGTTGGAAAAGGGTTTGGTGGTTGTTGAGGATCAGTTGGAGGTTGGAAAAATGAAACATGAAGGCTAGGGCTCGTGCTAAacatgttatattttttttctgtcAAAAAGCACTAGGATCGACTAGAGAAGCTATGGGATTGATTAGGGCTTTGTCTTTGATATTTTCATGTAATCTGCCTTAAGATCAACTAGTGAAGTTATAAGATCAACTGGGCCTTTCAATTCTCCAAGATTTTCATGCAATATACCATAGGATCAAGTTGTAACCATTGAGGATTGATCCTCCAAGTTCaaacttataaaaatacatttattTGACTTACTTTTTCAACCATTCCCTCAACCATCATTCACCCATGAATATAACACAATCATATGGAgaaatttacatcaaatgaTAAGGAATTCTCATGGATAGTCATCACCTATGTATGattcatcaaaattcaagtttttactaaattttcacaatatgtAAAGATTGGGGTTTCACACAAGGTCTCCTAAATTTGATGCGCGAAATTTATGTAGAAAATTATTGATGCAATCATTGGCTTTAGTGACTTGAGCATCCAAGCCACGATCACATTATTACACCTGGTCCaaggaataaacaattcaactATCGACTTTGgctctttaattaatttatccACAAAACCAAATTTGTTTCAAATGGACAATGCCAGCAAGTACGATCTTCTTTaagaaagataatttataGAAGTCAATTTGGCGTTTATTGTTACTACTCCATAATGATAGGAATGATGAATGAAATAAAGTGATTGATGGTCTTCTAATGGTgaaattgagatttttgaggGTGAAACAACCATCATAAAGGTTTCaattgaagaaataaagaaaaaattgacaaGAAGAATcgaaaaaggagaaatttcttaatttcttaattaatcaataattttgGATGACAATCATCGTTAGTGTCTCAAGATATGATCGAAGACTTCAACCAGTTATCTAATACCTCATGAAAGTTCTAGGATGAAATTACAAATTGATAAtaatcaagaaagataaaacaTTTGATGGGAAAGggaaaatgtgaaattgaatttttgttcAGTTAGTTGAAAGCTGTTAcaactttattatttatacacaACAGATTTGCTACTTAACAACAAGTTTAATGAACTAATCCTAACTTAGTCAACTCTAATTACAAATGCTATCTCTATTTAACTTAAGCTTCTTCATGCTCCTAACGTGCGTGATGTCACATGCTCCTCACGTGTGCAGCTTCATTTCTGTCATACAGCATGCCTTCTCaacatttgcaaaataaatcatctttTTAGTATCATACTCGGGACATGGTACGAGGAAAGCAAGATGGGGCGTAGAGGAGACAAAGGCCATGACCATGAGGGAGGGGGAGAGGGTCACAATCGGCGGAAGTTGCAAGGAAGAGACGGGGAAGGGAGGGGCAGTGGGCCCTACCCCCACGCGGAATATGATGTCATCGTTTTTTGCTgcctttatttattattttactaaCAACTTCTGCTAATAATATTAGTAGGATCACCAATCTCTTTATATTGGTGCTGTCAAAGTTGCATTTCAACCCCAACAATCAAACCATTCAAGAAAAGGACTATTCTTGgctttgtttttgcttttacTTTTGGATCAAGCGGTCAACCTTTATCTTCCATAGCCAATACTACTTTAGTCTTCCTTTGCTTCTATTCCGTGTATTAATGCCCTTCAACAGTAATAATACGAGTGAATACCAAAcacccttttttttcctctgCTCTGACCTTTCAGGCTTTCCATCCCttccctctctctcttcttttctccttttctgtGTATTGGGTGCATACACGCACACACTCGCGAGGAAGAAAACGCATCAGGGaattttactaatttttatatgttgaaGACATGAGCAGAAGTTCATCTGTTGCAGGTGCCTCTCGCCCTGTTAAAGAAGCCGGCTTCTTTACCAAGATCAAGGTaactctctctttttctctgcCTACCTGCTGTTTAACTTGTAATTCGATTCAATTATCTTCTTTCGGATTTGGGTTGACTTGAGTTACACATATGAGTTGGAAATAAACGTCAGATTGTTGCCTGCTCATTGAAttacatgatgatgatgttgatgttgtTGTTGTCTGTGAATTTTATTTCTGGATTGCAGAATGTTGCTTGCCTCAAGTCATCTTCTTCAGACAAAGGAAAAGGTGGAAAAGGGAAAAGTAAGTCATCGAGTACCAAAGTGTCCCACGGATTCCACTTAGTCGAAGGTCAATCAGGCCATGATATGGAAGATTACCATGTTGCTGAATACAGAAAAAAGAGGAATCATACGCTTGGATTGTTTGCAATCTTTGATGGTCACTTGGGGGATCGCGTGCCCACTTATTTGAAAGACAACCTTTTCAACAATATACTCGAAGAGGTATCGTTTCCTTACCATCACATCCCTTTCTTCCAATTGCTTCGTTAGCTCCCCTTCACCCATGTGAATGTCATACAGCCAAATTTCTGGAAAGACCCTGAGGCAGCATTAAGGAATGCATACCGCTCCACGGATAGGGTCATATTGGAGAACTCTATGCAATTGGGGCCAGGTGGCTCTACTGCTGTAACTGCTATTGTTATTGATGGCAAAGATTTATGGGTAGCAAACATTGGTGACTCAAGAGCTGTTGTGTGTGAGAGGGGCTCTGCCAATCAAATTACCGTGGACCATGAGCCGCATGCTGAACGAAGAAGGATAGAGAAGCAGGGTGGCTTTGTGACTACTCTTCCAGGtaatagatatatatataattacgTTTTCCATTTATCACTTTCTGCACTAGGATCATACCAAACTGGTTATGCCACATCTACAAGATTGACAGCAGGCTACATCAATGTATTTGtgattgtttaattaaaaaatattttgatgatgaaaaTGTGATTCTTATTTCAGGAGATGTGCCTAGGGTTAATGGCCAACTTGCGGTTGCACGGGCTTTTGGGGATCAAAGCCTTAAAGCACATTTAAGCTCAGAACCTGATGTCAGACATGTTCCCATAGACTCGACTATTGACTTTGTAATACTGGCTAGCGATGGATTATGGAAGGTCAGTTAAATAGGTTATTTGTTATAGCATTTGATCTCCATTCTGCATCTCTAGGTTCGGCTGGTGCATGGAGCACCTACAGGCTGTAGCAATTGCACGTGTTAAGTTGTCTGTTGAACATAAGAGCTGGAtacatttttaaaagaaaaagaaaatagagaaattgGGGGAGGGTGGGGATGGTGGACTGCAGCCCTGGTTCAtctgaagaagaagaggacATTGGAGAAACAAATAGAAGAACCAGAGGGAGAAGGTTTAATTCCATTATCTCAATTTCCAATAAtctcaataatttataatctGAAACCTCCTGAAAGTGAAATAACATAGGTGACTATAAACtaactttaaaacataatgGAAATGCAAAATATAACAACCAAATGCTCTAGCACTCGGAAAATAAGCAATATACTGGTTAATATAATATAGCctaaataatctaaaaatcTGACATCTATATCTGTATaaactttataactaataagTTATAAAATTACAAGATAAAATGATTAGTAGTTTAATCCGTCAAATAACTCTGTTTTGTCCTTCATGTATAGATTACTTTTTGCCCAGGGGTAAAATTTTGATGCATTAATCATTTGGAAAACcatctcaaaattttccttaaTAAAGATTAATACAAGATACTTTCTGCGGACCTTTCTCTctgtattttcaaatttttgaaatgaaatattgAAACTGCTTACTGCTTGGTGCATTCTTAGGTAAAGGGTCAGAATTTTCTTAAAGAATAGGCTCTctctttttgattttgattttgattttttttattttgggtaCAGACTTAATGGATAGGATGGATTATTGtgagttttaaattttagggGGTTGGGTGGGAGTTGGACAATGAAGTTGTCATTTAGTATTCACTTAGCTTCTTTGTTATGATGCAAATTTTTCTAAACTTGAAACTGGGCTGCACGTGTGTGCACATGCATAAATACATACAGTTATATTTAGTTGATATCTTAATTTGAATCTTCCGTTCAAAAAGCtattagagagagagaaaaaatttcTGCTCTTGCTGaaatagttaattaaaatCTTCCTCAACAAAGCTTTTTAATGATCTCAACTCTGTTTTGTTTATTAATCTGAACACCTGATCTTAGACAGACCTTAATTCATtgtagttttaattttaagagATTTCTTCCACAAGATCCCTTGTCTAATTCATTCATAAATCATTCCTTTGATGTAACTGTGAGAGATAACTTAAATATCTGGTCAATAGTAAGACAATGCTTTCTTGCGAGTGACTTCATTAGGTTTGATTTATAGTGTTATCCACCAAAAGCACCTCAGTAGTGAATAATATAGATGTTATTACAGTTTTTGAGTCAAAGTAGCTGATAGGACTGAGAAAGACTAGAGAATTGCAGTCATCTGTATTTATGCTTCACCAATTTTAAGACAAGTTCCTCAACCACAAACATATCATAGGGGATTCTTGATTTGGCTgatttcctctctctctctctctctctctctccatttATTGTAGAATTGGTGGACAAGCTATGCTAAATTCTGAAGGCAAATGAGCATTgttgttttgttgaatatttattagtttatctATGTACAATTGAATAACCAACCTACTCCAAGGAATAAGTTGCTCAAGTTTGAGCTAATGATTTATATAGTTGCTTAAGCTCAGCGTGAACTTAGGTCAAGAGTTCAAATACTGAAGCTTAGCATGTTAATTGCATCAACAATTTGAGATTGGCTCAACTACGTATCCATTGTTGAATAGATTGCGCTCCACATTTTTTGATTAAGGTAGagttcaattttaaaactttaaaaacatataattttaCTGGAGTTTAATTGAGAAGAGATACCATTCTTATCTGTTCAtgaaataattcaattttagtttttttttcttttatttttatgaaagaaCTCTTGCTTAAAATATTGTCCAAATTTTAGTTGGATGACATGTCAAATATTTGATTGgttaatataagaaaaaagttttctgttattaatttttaatttttatttttctgagTTTGACCATTATATTATGAACAAGTTTGAACTAGTCTCTTAACAAAATGATCacataaataaatttgatatGCTCAGAAGTTGTATGAATTCACTTTGTGAAACAATAGAGAATTTAGGCCCCCAAGGAGACATTTATGTTGGAGTGAAGCAAAAGCATTCTAGAATTTTTCTAATTGTTTATCTAGatatgttttcctttatgtTTACTGttttactataattattgGTTtgtaattatgtttttattttactaaGTGGTCATGTGTATCTAGCACGTGATCTCCTAATGAGTTTGAATGGCTAGGATTAGATGGGGCTTATGTATTTTTAAGGGCTAGGAATAGAAATTGCTATAACCCTAGATTAAATAGTCTTTTATACTCATTAGGCAGCTGTATTATATTGGATTGTTTTCTCTTAGAGGTTCTACAACTGTAAACCCTAGTTATCTTGTTCCTACTTCAATTTTACATCAATTTTAGCCtttgtttggttttctttcattgttttggttttctttttaatgttttttccTCCACACTGCATCATGGAGGTCCCAAGTTCAAATCTTCAGAAATGGGTGGTGGGGTGCTAGGACCTTTTTAGAACTTATGGCACAAAgtgcaaaaaacaaaaggcatAATGCTTAAAAAAACCCTGGaactattcaagaaaattcaaatatgttcttatttttctattgcaTTTAATCAAGTCgctgtacttttattttggataaaatagaCCCTTATGACAGACTAACATTAGTCAATATGccacttatcatttttatgTCCACGTGGCGTTGAAATGGCATTAACGTGATGGGTGAAAATGTCATGTGGTCATGTCATCATATCACATCAACATGTCATGTTATCATTCATCATAACATGTCAGTATCATGtgacaaaaatttaataagtgatattttgactaacgATAGTTAGCAACCATTAGTCATAAGAGTCTATTTGGCCTAAAATAAAAGCTTAAGCGCTTGATTGAACCCAATAAAAGAATAGGAGCTTATTTGAAGTTTCCTAAATAGTTCAAGAgctttttagatattatgcccaaaaaaaaaagatttagcTTTTTAcgtaaaagaaattaattgtTTAGTCCACTTATTTCTAAAAAGAATAAACGTGCATAAGAAAAGATTTGTTATTCTATtaactttaaaacataaaattgtaTTAATAACCCTCAAAAGTCAATTTATTCTATTGCTTAATGTATTACAAGGATATAGCATTAGTACAATTAACTTAACTAAAAGCACCATCAAACTTTAGCTCTAACTTCCTTCACTCCTCAAACAAGAAGTTACTAATTATTTTGTACAAACCATTGCCATTTCATTATGCTTTCAAAAGACACATATATTGTTGTTTGTCAATGATAATACCACTAACTAAGGGGTGCTTCTTTCTTTCACCTTTTGCCTTTCAAGGCATTTGCATTGGTAGAGGGCCTCAATTGGAGGTATTTGCCTGTGCTGGATTTCTCTGTGCCTTG from Theobroma cacao cultivar B97-61/B2 chromosome 9, Criollo_cocoa_genome_V2, whole genome shotgun sequence harbors:
- the LOC18589524 gene encoding probable protein phosphatase 2C 44; protein product: MSRSSSVAGASRPVKEAGFFTKIKNVACLKSSSSDKGKGGKGKSKSSSTKVSHGFHLVEGQSGHDMEDYHVAEYRKKRNHTLGLFAIFDGHLGDRVPTYLKDNLFNNILEEPNFWKDPEAALRNAYRSTDRVILENSMQLGPGGSTAVTAIVIDGKDLWVANIGDSRAVVCERGSANQITVDHEPHAERRRIEKQGGFVTTLPGDVPRVNGQLAVARAFGDQSLKAHLSSEPDVRHVPIDSTIDFVILASDGLWKVMKNEEAVNLVKSIKDPQAAAKRLTTEALARKSKDDISCIVIRFG